The following nucleotide sequence is from Candidatus Poribacteria bacterium.
TGGAGAGGTGGGAATCAGAGTTTTCTCCTACTGTCGATTCTACAAAGAGATTTTCAGTCGCACGGCTAAGCCTCTAAGAAGTTCTGGTTGCATTTTATACTGCATTCCCTGATTTCAGAACTGGATGCGGTACTACTCCCGCCACTGCCTTAAAATTCCCTGCAGCTCATCCGCAAGGGGCCGAATGTCACTCTCTCTTTGACCTGCCTCTAAGCGTGCAACGATCCGGCAGATCTCCGATGCCTCTCTACGTAAACTTTCGGAGAGGCTCTGAAATTTGTTTTTGGCAATCTCTGAAGGCGAATCGGATGCTGAACTGTATATCGCATCCAATTGGTTCATTAGGTTAGACAAACCTGACCGCGTGTTTCCGAGTCGTCCGATCTCTGCATCTGGGATGTACTTTAACCGATCCCACACCCAACTTTCGGGGGCTCCACTACTGGGGAGAAAGAGTATGGACACAGTACTTTTTGCAGCGTCTTGTATTTTAAACGCGATTTCACCATTTCTCTGGTCCCCATCAAGAACGAAAACAGTATTTTGAATCTGACCGAATTTTCTTAACGTCTCAGCGGGCATTGGAAACTGACTTGCCCCAGTATCTCGTCCAATGCGGATTGCTTCCCTATTCATTCCTTCTTTTGCGAGTAAAAAGTCAAATATACCTTCTAAGATACCTTCAGCGATGTCGTCTTCACAGAGCAGTTTGAGCATCTCGCTGGAACGTCCGTAGAGTGCATTCTGAATTAAGTCCCGATATGCTGGGCGCACAACAACCTCGACTGACGCGTCGTCTCGGTCAAGAAAAATCCTGCCGTTGAGAGGGACTGAATCAAGAACAACTGGACTGTGAGATGTTACAATAATCTGGAGATCGTTGCGGAGTGCAAGTTGTTGTAGATGCAACATAAGTAGTTGTTGCACCCAAGGATGCAGTCCGGCTTCTACTTCGTCAATCAAAACGAGTGCCCCATCGAGTTGCGTAATCTCTTTCGACAACCGCAGGATCGCACGTTCCCCAGCCGCCATGTGTAGTTCTGAATAAGCCGCACCGCCTTCTTGGGCAGCAAAAAGCAAGTTTTTGTTGCCACTGACCAGACTCACCACCTCCGAATATCTGAAAGGAAGCATCTGATGGGCAAATTCAATCTGTGATGCAGTTAGAGGTGTTTCTTCCGGCGGTTCGGATTTCAGACGCGACATGCTGAGAACACCGCGTACCTCAGATGGATTCCTCAGATTGCTCAGAGTTCTGAGATAGACCTGTCGCTCCGGTTGACTGGCGTTTTGACGACCGAAGAAACTCCGATTCCAACCCTTGGTACGTCGCCATCGCATGGAGGTCTCGCCTTCAGGAGTCTGGTAATAGAACTCCATCGTGACCGTTTGCTGCATATCTTGATGTCTGCCAAGTTTAGGGCGATAATCGGGAAAGAGTGTGGATGGAACGAATTCCCTAACCCCCGCACCCGGCACCTTATAAGCGCATGCTGTGGCAAAAAGTACCGTTGACTTACCAGTCGTATTTCCACCAGCAATTACACTTACCGGGTAATCAAATGGAACTCTTAAGTTATTGAATCCACGGATACCATCCAAGCGGATTGCCGACAAAAAATGCGGTAGATGCGGTTTCTTGCCTTGCAAATTTCTCCCGAGTTCTTCTAAGCGTCTCTCAAGCACGAATTACAACCTCCCTATCTCCTTGCTGTCGCGGTGTACCGATCAAATTAAAGTTTCTATGATGTGACTCCAGCTGCAACTCTGGTTGTCTATAGGTTACAAGATCAATTGTAATTCCTCAGCAGTAAAGTAACCGCCATTTTTGGCGGGTGGAGTGCCCTACTCAAAACGGTTATAAATATCGTTATCTGGGTTAAGACCGTTAGGCCAGGCTTTGTCGGAGAAAGGGAGATTGACGACAGCGAATCCGAATAATTTTCGCTACCAATCCTCATCGAAGAACGGCGTACTCGGATAACTATAGACGTTACCTTCATAGTTTTGGAGTTGGATTTCATCGTCATCGAAAGTGACAACAGGGTCTGGCATCAGTGCGATTTTTCCGCCACCACCGGGAGCGTCAATCACGTAATGCGGTACACCGAGTCCCGAAATATGGCCACGCAACGCCGAAACAATGTCTAAACCGGTTTGGACGGCTGTTCGGAAGTGATCGGTTCCGACGACAAGATCGGCTTGATAGATATAGTAAGGTTTAACTCGGATACGCAACAGTCCTTTCATGAGTTCGACCATCACGGCGGGATCGTCGTTCACGCCTTTGAGGAGGACTGCTTGGTTACCGAGCGGTATACCGGCATCGGCTAACATACCACACGCCTTTTCCGTCTCAGGTGTAATCTCGCGTGGGTGATTGAAGTGCGTGTTAATGTAAAAAGGGTGGGACTGTTTCAAAATCGCACACAACTCAGGCGTAATCCGCTGGGGTAAAGTCACGGGGACGCGTGAGCCAATCCGAATGATTTCCAAGTGTTCAATTGCCCGCAAGCCGCCGACGATATAGTCGATTTTCTTGTCCGTCAACATGAGCGGATCGCCACCGGAGATGATGACATCACGGATCTCTGGGTGTGCCTGAATATAAGCAAGTCCTCTCTCAACGTTATCTTCAGAGATTGAGTACGGGTCGCCGACTTTCCGTTTACGGGTACAGAAACGGCAGTAAATCGGACACATGTAGTTCACATAAAAAAGTGCCCGGTCGGGGTAGCGATGAGTGACGTTCGGAACTTCGCTGTCGTCTTCTTCGTGGAGTGGGTCCTCTACGCCTGTGCTAATCAGTTCCTTTGGATCAGGCACAACCTGTTTCCAGATAGGGTCGCCCGGCTCTTCTATAAGACTGAGATAGTACGGATTAATACGGATCGGAAATTCTTTGTGAATCCGCCGCATCTCCTCTATGTCAACGTCGAATACGGCGGCGAGTTTTTCGGGGGTGTTAACTGTATCTCTAACGAGACGTTTCCATTCTTCCATTTTTATTCATGTCCGTCCTTTCTAAATTTGCGTTAACTGATTGCTGATGGATGACACCTATGCTATTCTTCTTGATAGTTCTCAATTGACACGCTCTCCATAACATCGCCTTCGCGGAGTACGTCTACGACATCCATGCCCTCAATAACCTTCCCAAATGTAGTGTAACTGCCGTTTAGGTGCGCGTAGCGGGTCGGGTCTGAACTGAGACAGATATAAAACTGACTTCCGGCTGAATCGGGATTCTGCGTCCGGGCCATCGCGACGACCCCTTTTTCATGGAGTGGCATCTTCTCGCGAAGATCGGAGTCTTGGAATTCGCCACGGATGCTCCATCCGGGGCCGCCTCTGCCTGTCCCTTGTGGATCGCCGCCTTGTATCACGAAACCTGGCACAAACCGGTGAAAGACCACACCGTTGTAGAAACCGGATTCGATGAGTTTCGCAAAATTTGCGACCGTGGCGGGCGCGGCTTCTGGGTAAAGTTGAATAATAATGTTGCCTTTTTCGGTTTCAATCGTTACATAGGGTAATTGTTCACCGTTACATGAGATGACTGTCGCTAAGAACGCACTGAATAAGCTAAATCGCATAATCTGAGTGTGAAAATTTGGGGGTTTCCACAAAATCCTTTTCTTTTTTTATTACGCTAATTGACACTCTTCGGGAGGTTGTCAGCGTAAATGTTATTTGGGTTTAATAAAAAATCTCCAACAGTTTCCACGGATGAGAACGTCAGGGTTACTCTCGGAGAAATAAAAGATTCGTATACATTATATCTTCATTTGCACGCCGTGTCAAACAAAATTTTAAAACGCTTGGAAAGGAAGAGATCGACTTGCCCTTTGTGCGTTGGACATGGTATTCTATATAATATAGGTGGTGATTGCAAGTGCGGAGCATGTTGATAGAAAATCAAAAGACGCGTGATCTCGTCGCGATTTTGAAATTACTGTCGCCTGGAACGTCTCTGAGAGAAGGCATTGATTATATTATCCAAGGCGAAATGGGCGGACTTATTGTCGTTGGCGATACGCCGGAAATCTTAGATTTAACGGAGGGCGGTTTCCGAATTAATTGCCAATACACACCGACGCGCCTGTTTGAATTGTCAAAGATGGATGGTGCCATTATTCTCTCTGAAGATACACAAAGGATAGTGCGTGCCAATGTGACGCTAAGAATCAATCCTGCTATAGCTTCTCGCGAAACCGGGCTCCGTCACCGCTCAGCCGATAAATTTGCGAAGCAGACGGATCATATCGTCTTGGCTGTGTCGCAGGCAAGGAGCACGCTTACCTTATATCTCAAGGAGCAACGCTATATTTTCCGAGAGCGTCCGATACTGCTTTCGGGTGCGAACCAGACGATGCTGGCACTCACACAGTACGTCAAAGCCAGGCAGGATGCTGTCGCTGTTCTGAATTGGGCGGAATTAAGCGGGAGTGTTACATTGGCAAATGTCGTCACGGCGATTCAATTGTCTGAACGCGTCCGGCGCGCCGATCAGGAACTCAATCGCTACAGAATTGAGTTAGGCACTGAAGCAGAATCCTTGCAATACACGCCGGAACTCACATCTGAAATTGAGAGAGGGCTTCTGATTATAAAGGACTATTATCATGAGAGCCTGCGTGACGGATCTCAAGCCTTCGAGAAAATTCTAAGATTTGATGCGAATAGCCTCGCCAGTCGAAGCAATATCAGTGAGGCTTTAGGCTATCCGCGCGACATTCATAACACGTTCGATATGCTCGAACCACGCGGCTATCGTATGCTGAGCCAAGTGCCTC
It contains:
- the disA gene encoding DNA integrity scanning diadenylate cyclase DisA, producing the protein MLIENQKTRDLVAILKLLSPGTSLREGIDYIIQGEMGGLIVVGDTPEILDLTEGGFRINCQYTPTRLFELSKMDGAIILSEDTQRIVRANVTLRINPAIASRETGLRHRSADKFAKQTDHIVLAVSQARSTLTLYLKEQRYIFRERPILLSGANQTMLALTQYVKARQDAVAVLNWAELSGSVTLANVVTAIQLSERVRRADQELNRYRIELGTEAESLQYTPELTSEIERGLLIIKDYYHESLRDGSQAFEKILRFDANSLASRSNISEALGYPRDIHNTFDMLEPRGYRMLSQVPRIPFGVIENIVRQFKNLNNIYTAAIDELQAVDGVGETRASTIKDALAQMKTTTVQPHALAAPTFEW
- a CDS encoding AAA family ATPase, whose product is MLERRLEELGRNLQGKKPHLPHFLSAIRLDGIRGFNNLRVPFDYPVSVIAGGNTTGKSTVLFATACAYKVPGAGVREFVPSTLFPDYRPKLGRHQDMQQTVTMEFYYQTPEGETSMRWRRTKGWNRSFFGRQNASQPERQVYLRTLSNLRNPSEVRGVLSMSRLKSEPPEETPLTASQIEFAHQMLPFRYSEVVSLVSGNKNLLFAAQEGGAAYSELHMAAGERAILRLSKEITQLDGALVLIDEVEAGLHPWVQQLLMLHLQQLALRNDLQIIVTSHSPVVLDSVPLNGRIFLDRDDASVEVVVRPAYRDLIQNALYGRSSEMLKLLCEDDIAEGILEGIFDFLLAKEGMNREAIRIGRDTGASQFPMPAETLRKFGQIQNTVFVLDGDQRNGEIAFKIQDAAKSTVSILFLPSSGAPESWVWDRLKYIPDAEIGRLGNTRSGLSNLMNQLDAIYSSASDSPSEIAKNKFQSLSESLRREASEICRIVARLEAGQRESDIRPLADELQGILRQWRE
- a CDS encoding KamA family radical SAM protein produces the protein MEEWKRLVRDTVNTPEKLAAVFDVDIEEMRRIHKEFPIRINPYYLSLIEEPGDPIWKQVVPDPKELISTGVEDPLHEEDDSEVPNVTHRYPDRALFYVNYMCPIYCRFCTRKRKVGDPYSISEDNVERGLAYIQAHPEIRDVIISGGDPLMLTDKKIDYIVGGLRAIEHLEIIRIGSRVPVTLPQRITPELCAILKQSHPFYINTHFNHPREITPETEKACGMLADAGIPLGNQAVLLKGVNDDPAVMVELMKGLLRIRVKPYYIYQADLVVGTDHFRTAVQTGLDIVSALRGHISGLGVPHYVIDAPGGGGKIALMPDPVVTFDDDEIQLQNYEGNVYSYPSTPFFDEDW
- a CDS encoding peptidylprolyl isomerase; this encodes MRFSLFSAFLATVISCNGEQLPYVTIETEKGNIIIQLYPEAAPATVANFAKLIESGFYNGVVFHRFVPGFVIQGGDPQGTGRGGPGWSIRGEFQDSDLREKMPLHEKGVVAMARTQNPDSAGSQFYICLSSDPTRYAHLNGSYTTFGKVIEGMDVVDVLREGDVMESVSIENYQEE